A window from Drosophila subobscura isolate 14011-0131.10 chromosome O, UCBerk_Dsub_1.0, whole genome shotgun sequence encodes these proteins:
- the LOC117896289 gene encoding augmin complex subunit dgt6 isoform X1 — translation MDRTVIAPWKAEEKEQSERLHKKLQGLALLHPMGDEMRKLLCWDMFLKPNQAAFFQVMHYLFRLLDPAEFKRRFFWPIADKKAEANFRSCTVEYLKHLNEKHHLQWANIKSYLVVMPGGHKFINFLLEFVGFVVQELVKQREKILLVDTNPAHLRDLNAKAMGRQNALLKEYASSYVEELERNATQLRESTQKIKSILAEISDITGVPEAQLQDDAFLEEFEANNRLAVQHQVSAPAASNATLETPLRDLKDKIERFHAKQVEHNQNEEAMDQTLRDMRQLYDCDAEPMCGSNMDALVGAFNMVSHTIAEQLDANDHYNESNEFVTKQLQELRLELAEMESQVTRVQRKLNVRLKEDTGSSSSLHQLQKQQSVAGTPRLDLRAHGIAKKFVSTPPIRFDLAGSNVRTPHVRLPLQEDFKAKQLDTFSNSLLAPAPPRSARKLKALEQSTDLNCTLNRSKVANPMQLLRTIGKSTSRPQMSVTQQQQQQHNLSTLGSKWKQMQASFGFDDAPAGILVPPVAAVAVVAASPAESSPAASEPYTPSSCNDCTRIERIAPRSSNANSSLVAQSAAVRKVLDLSRNVQNLSTSPSGRLDPLVADTPLHEPMQQQMMPRVLLNDRTMDQFEDPYDNKENEMNAMNDVSQKFDLELSDDGDDLHDISDSVLKDVSM, via the exons ATGGACCGCACCGTAATTGCACCTTGGAAGGCCGAGGAGAAAGAGCAAAGCGAGAGGCTGCACAAGAAGCTCCAGGGCCTGGCTTTGCTGCATCCCATGGGCGACGAAATGCGAAAGCTGCTCTGCTGGGACATGTTCCTCAAACCCAATCAGGCGGCGTTCTTTCAGGTGATGCACTATCTGTTCCGACTGCTGGATCCGGCGGAGTTCAAGCGGCGCTTCTTCTGGCCAATTGCTGACAAAAAGGCGGAGGCCAATTTCCGCTCCTGCACCGTGGAGTACCTGAAGCACTTGAACGAGAAGCATCACCTACAGTGGGCGAACATCAAATCCTATTTGGTGGTGATGCCTGGTGGCCATAAGTTTATCAACTTTCTGCTggaatttgttggctttgtggTCCAGGAACTGGTCAAGCAAAGGGAAAAGATTTTACTCGTGGACACGAATCCGGCGCATCTGCGGGATTTGAATGCCAAGGCAATGGGCAGGCAGAATGCTCTACTGAAGGAGTATGCGTCCTCGTATGTAGAGGAACTGGAACGGAATGCGACTCAGCTGCGAGAGAGTACGCAGAAGATAAAGAGCATCCTGGCTGAGATCTCCGACATCACGGGAGTACCCGAGGCACAGCTGCAAGACGATGCCTTCCTGGAGGAGTTTGAGGCAAACAATCGACTCGCTGTGCAGCATCAGGTATCTGCGCCTGCGGCCAGCAATGCCACACTAGAGACACCCCTGAGGGACCTCAAGGATAAGATCGAACGCTTCCATGCCAAGCAGGTGGAGCACAATCAAAACGAGGAAGCCATGGACCAGACACTGCGCGACATGCGCCAGCTCTACGACTGCGATGCTGAGCCTATGTGCGGCTCCAACATGGATGCTCTGGTGGGTGCCTTCAACATGGTCAGTCACACAATTGCAGAGCAACTGGATGCCAACGATCACTACAACGAGTCGAACGAGTTTGTGACCAAACAACTGCAGGAACTGCGACTCGAACTGGCTGAGATGGAGAGCCAGGTGACCAGAGTTCAACGGAAATTGAATGTTCGACTCAAAGAGgacaccggcagcagcagcagccttcatcagctgcagaagcagcaatCGGTGGCGGGGACACCGCGTCTCGATCTGCGAGCCCATGGCATTGCCAAGAAATTTGTATCCACGCCGCCCATTCGCTTCGATTTGGCTGGCAGTAATGTGCGCACGCCACACGTGCGTCTGCCACTGCAGGAGGACTTTAAGGCCAAGCAACTGGACACGTTTAGCAACAGTTTATTGg CACCTGCACCGCCACGTTCGGCACGCAAACTGAAAGCCCTTGAGCAGTCCACTGATCTCAACTGCACACTGAACCGCTCCAAGGTGGCCAATCCCATGCAGCTGTTGCGCACCATTGGCAAGTCCACGTCCAGGCCACAAATGTCCgtcacgcagcagcagcaacagcagcacaatcTCTCAACGCTGGGCAGCAAATGGAAGCAGATGCAGGCCTCGTTCGGCTTTGATGATGCACCAGCGGGAATTTTAGTGCCTCCcgttgcagctgttgctgtagttgctgCGTCCCCTGCAGAGTCTTCCCCTGCTGCCAGCGAGCCATACACTCCTTCCAGCTGCAATGACTGCACACGCATCGAGCGCATTGCGCCAAGGTCTTCCAATGCCAACAGCTCGCTGGTGGCACAGAGTGCGGCTGTGCGCAAGGTTCTGGATCTGTCGCGTAATGTCCAGAATCTGAGTACATCGCCATCGGGCAGGCTGGATCCATTGGTGGCCGATACGCCACTCCACGAAccaatgcaacaacaaatgatgCCACGCGTTTTACTCAACGACAGGACAATGGAT CAGTTCGAGGATCCCTATGACAACAAggagaatgaaatgaatgcaatGAATGATGTATCCCAAAAATTTGACCTCGAGCTGAGCGACGATGGTGATGACCTGCACGACATAAGCGACAGCGTACTCAAGGATGTATCCATGTAG
- the LOC117896289 gene encoding augmin complex subunit dgt6 isoform X2 yields MDRTVIAPWKAEEKEQSERLHKKLQGLALLHPMGDEMRKLLCWDMFLKPNQAAFFQVMHYLFRLLDPAEFKRRFFWPIADKKAEANFRSCTVEYLKHLNEKHHLQWANIKSYLVVMPGGHKFINFLLEFVGFVVQELVKQREKILLVDTNPAHLRDLNAKAMGRQNALLKEYASSYVEELERNATQLRESTQKIKSILAEISDITGVPEAQLQDDAFLEEFEANNRLAVQHQVSAPAASNATLETPLRDLKDKIERFHAKQVEHNQNEEAMDQTLRDMRQLYDCDAEPMCGSNMDALVGAFNMVSHTIAEQLDANDHYNESNEFVTKQLQELRLELAEMESQVTRVQRKLNVRLKEDTGSSSSLHQLQKQQSVAGTPRLDLRAHGIAKKFVSTPPIRFDLAGSNVRTPHVRLPLQEDFKAKQLDTFSNSLLAPAPPRSARKLKALEQSTDLNCTLNRSKVANPMQLLRTIGKSTSRPQMSVTQQQQQQHNLSTLGSKWKQMQASFGFDDAPAGILVPPVAAVAVVAASPAESSPAASEPYTPSSCNDCTRIERIAPRSSNANSSLVAQSAAVRKVLDLSRNVQNLSTSPSGRLDPLVADTPLHEPMQQQMMPRVLLNDRTMDFEDPYDNKENEMNAMNDVSQKFDLELSDDGDDLHDISDSVLKDVSM; encoded by the exons ATGGACCGCACCGTAATTGCACCTTGGAAGGCCGAGGAGAAAGAGCAAAGCGAGAGGCTGCACAAGAAGCTCCAGGGCCTGGCTTTGCTGCATCCCATGGGCGACGAAATGCGAAAGCTGCTCTGCTGGGACATGTTCCTCAAACCCAATCAGGCGGCGTTCTTTCAGGTGATGCACTATCTGTTCCGACTGCTGGATCCGGCGGAGTTCAAGCGGCGCTTCTTCTGGCCAATTGCTGACAAAAAGGCGGAGGCCAATTTCCGCTCCTGCACCGTGGAGTACCTGAAGCACTTGAACGAGAAGCATCACCTACAGTGGGCGAACATCAAATCCTATTTGGTGGTGATGCCTGGTGGCCATAAGTTTATCAACTTTCTGCTggaatttgttggctttgtggTCCAGGAACTGGTCAAGCAAAGGGAAAAGATTTTACTCGTGGACACGAATCCGGCGCATCTGCGGGATTTGAATGCCAAGGCAATGGGCAGGCAGAATGCTCTACTGAAGGAGTATGCGTCCTCGTATGTAGAGGAACTGGAACGGAATGCGACTCAGCTGCGAGAGAGTACGCAGAAGATAAAGAGCATCCTGGCTGAGATCTCCGACATCACGGGAGTACCCGAGGCACAGCTGCAAGACGATGCCTTCCTGGAGGAGTTTGAGGCAAACAATCGACTCGCTGTGCAGCATCAGGTATCTGCGCCTGCGGCCAGCAATGCCACACTAGAGACACCCCTGAGGGACCTCAAGGATAAGATCGAACGCTTCCATGCCAAGCAGGTGGAGCACAATCAAAACGAGGAAGCCATGGACCAGACACTGCGCGACATGCGCCAGCTCTACGACTGCGATGCTGAGCCTATGTGCGGCTCCAACATGGATGCTCTGGTGGGTGCCTTCAACATGGTCAGTCACACAATTGCAGAGCAACTGGATGCCAACGATCACTACAACGAGTCGAACGAGTTTGTGACCAAACAACTGCAGGAACTGCGACTCGAACTGGCTGAGATGGAGAGCCAGGTGACCAGAGTTCAACGGAAATTGAATGTTCGACTCAAAGAGgacaccggcagcagcagcagccttcatcagctgcagaagcagcaatCGGTGGCGGGGACACCGCGTCTCGATCTGCGAGCCCATGGCATTGCCAAGAAATTTGTATCCACGCCGCCCATTCGCTTCGATTTGGCTGGCAGTAATGTGCGCACGCCACACGTGCGTCTGCCACTGCAGGAGGACTTTAAGGCCAAGCAACTGGACACGTTTAGCAACAGTTTATTGg CACCTGCACCGCCACGTTCGGCACGCAAACTGAAAGCCCTTGAGCAGTCCACTGATCTCAACTGCACACTGAACCGCTCCAAGGTGGCCAATCCCATGCAGCTGTTGCGCACCATTGGCAAGTCCACGTCCAGGCCACAAATGTCCgtcacgcagcagcagcaacagcagcacaatcTCTCAACGCTGGGCAGCAAATGGAAGCAGATGCAGGCCTCGTTCGGCTTTGATGATGCACCAGCGGGAATTTTAGTGCCTCCcgttgcagctgttgctgtagttgctgCGTCCCCTGCAGAGTCTTCCCCTGCTGCCAGCGAGCCATACACTCCTTCCAGCTGCAATGACTGCACACGCATCGAGCGCATTGCGCCAAGGTCTTCCAATGCCAACAGCTCGCTGGTGGCACAGAGTGCGGCTGTGCGCAAGGTTCTGGATCTGTCGCGTAATGTCCAGAATCTGAGTACATCGCCATCGGGCAGGCTGGATCCATTGGTGGCCGATACGCCACTCCACGAAccaatgcaacaacaaatgatgCCACGCGTTTTACTCAACGACAGGACAATGGAT TTCGAGGATCCCTATGACAACAAggagaatgaaatgaatgcaatGAATGATGTATCCCAAAAATTTGACCTCGAGCTGAGCGACGATGGTGATGACCTGCACGACATAAGCGACAGCGTACTCAAGGATGTATCCATGTAG
- the LOC117896288 gene encoding CTL-like protein 2, translating into MTESDELMNKYGEPLRYDRNFKGPRQRDRSCTDVPCLLLFALFLAGWGFIAHYAITHGDLNKLMVPTDSFNQKCGIDSSVLHKKHLFFFNLEQCIDPLVPITGCPTPQVCVESCPTQTFIWDTMHDSLSYEELRSRLICLTDEHKANIRSKADMQRAIDQNLCARWYIKSAPFLNRCIFEFSPQMCEFIPSFLLKGGRSRRQLMLLPGNATSEPELQAQAMALSMSQALVLPQSNGRLEPVEEEPAVQCRRRLNDAVIKEKMKQTDTRLAKMVGNLVAHFYNGTHDAQRLGEEIVEDLVNSWSIVLVACFCTLIASLVFIALMRWLSAPILWFSIFAVLTGLLVAIYYTVRQYIFWEKTPTVPIHGLNLQSTVKNVLQNQSTWLYLSIFVGVCFVVILLLVIVLRKRIRIAIALTKEGSKAVSSVFSTVFFPIFSWVLFIATIAFAIGVGLYLGSIGELSFRMVQRLNEAGQVTNEPCVCEGPAINYTVGSACDPQLFEKHCYNKQTSTTGFFQQSQRVACSQTTCSFLDIDNPPLVRWAIFYNIFGFLWLSFFISAFSDMVLAATFASWYWTFKKRDVPYFTLARAFGQTAFYHLGTLAFGSLILAVVRLIRLVLEYINEKLKKYDNAVTRAILCCMRCFFWLLETFLKFLNRNAYIMCAIHGKNFCTSAKDAFNLIMRNFLRVITLDQVTDFLFFISKLLLTAGAGVATYYFLANNPAIVQLHYRAVPTTVVVIAAFLITSVFFGVYSTAVDTLFLCFLEDCERNDGTPEKPFFMSKQLMKILGKKNKLPPRQRRSK; encoded by the exons ATGACGGAGAGCGACGAGCTGATGAATAAGTATGGCGAACCCTTGCGCTATGATCGGAATTTCAAGGGACCACGACAGAGGGATCGCAGCTGCACGGATGtgccctgcctgctgctgtttgcactcttcctggctggctggggcttCATTGCCCACTATGCCATCACCCATGGAGATCTCAATAAGCTGATGGTGCCCACGGACTCGTTCAACCAGAAGTGCGGCATTGATTCTTCTGTGTTACACAAGAAGCATTTGTTCTTCTTCAATTTGGAGCAGTGCATTGATCCGCTCGTGCCGATTACTGGCTGCCCCACACCACAG GTTTGCGTGGAGAGCTGTCCCACTCAGACGTTCATCTGGGACACAATGCACGACAGCCTGAGCTATGAGGAGCTGCGAAGTCGCCTCATCTGCTTGACCGACGAGCACAAGGCAAACATTCGCAGCAAGGCCGACATGCAGCGCGCCATCGATCAGAATCTCTGCGCTCGCTGGTACATCAAGAGTGCGCCCTTCCTCAATCGCTGCATATTCGAATTCTCGCCACAGATGTGCGAGTTCATTCCCTCGTTTCTGCTCAAGGGCGGACGCTCGCGTCGccagctgatgctgctgcccggCAATGCCACCTCAGAGCCGGAACTGCAGGCCCAAGCCATGGCCTTGAGCATGTCGCAGGCGCTGGTGTTGCCGCAATCGAATGGCAGGCTGGAGCCCGTGGAGGAAGAGCCGGCGGTTCAGTGCCGACGAAGACTAAACGATGCCGTCATCAAGGAGAAGATGAAGCAAACGGACACGCGACTGGCTAAGATGGTGGGCAATCTGGTGGCACACTTCTACAACGGCACCCACGATGCCCAGCGACTGGGCGAGGAGATTGTCGAGGATCTCGTCAATTCGTGGTCCATTGTCCTCGTGGCCTGCTTCTGCACACTGATCGCCTCGTTGGTGTTTATTGCCCTGATGCGTTGGCTCTCGGCGCCCATACTGTGGTTCTCCATCTTTGCCGTGCTCACCGGCCTCCTGGTGGCCATCTATTACACTGTGCGGCAGTACATTTTCTGGGAGAAGACACCCACTGTGCCCATACATGGCCTCAATCTGCAGTCGACGGTGAAGAATGTGCTGCAGAACCAAAGCACGTGGCTCTACCTGTCCATCTTTGTGGGCGTGTGCTTTGTGGTGATCCTACTGTTGGTTATTGTCCTGCGTAAGCGCATCCGCATTGCCATCGCCCTGACCAAGGAGGGCAGCAAGGCAGTGAGCAGTGTCTTCAGCACAGTCTTCTTCCCGATCTTTTCGTGGGTGCTTTTCATAGCCACGATTGCCTTTGCCATCGGCGTGGGCTTGTATCTTGGCTCCATTGGAGAACTGTCTTTCCGCATGGTGCAGCGACTGAACGAGGCCGGTCAAGTGACCAACGAGCCCTGTGTGTGCGAGGGACCAGCCATCAACTACACGGTGGGCAGTGCCTGTGATCCGCAGCTGTTTGAGAAGCATTGCTACAACAAACAGACCTCGACGACTGGCTTCTTCCAGCAATCGCAGCGTGTGGCCTGCTCCCAGACGACCTGCAGCTTCCTGGACATTGACAACCCGCCTCTGGTCAGGTGGGCCATCTTCTACAACATTTTCGGCTTCCTGTGGCTGAGCTTCTTCATATCGGCCTTCAGCGACATGGTGCTGGCGGCCACGTTCGCCAGCTGGTATTGGACATTCAAGAAGCGCGATGTGCCCTACTTTACGCTGGCACGTGCCTTCGGCCAGACGGCCTTCTATCATTTGGGCACGCTGGCCTTTGGCTCGCTCATCCTGGCCGTGGTGCGTCTCATCCGCCTGGTGCTGGAGTACATCAATGAGAAGCTGAAGAAGTACGACAATGCGGTGACCAGAGCGATACTCTGCTGCATGCGCTGcttcttctggctgctggagaCATTCCTGAAGTTCCTCAATCGCAATGCGTACATCATGTGCGCCATTCATGGCAAGAACTTCTGCACCAGCGCCAAGGATGCCTTCAATCTGATAATGCGTAACTTTCTACGCGTCATAACATTGGATCAGGTCACCGATTTTCTCTTCTTTATATCCAAGTTGTTGCTCACTGCCGGTGCGGGCGTGGCTACATATTATTTTCTGGCCAACAATCCGGCCATTGTGCAGCTACATTACAGGGCCGTGCCCACCACCGTGGTGGTCATAGCCGCCTTTCTGATAACCAGCGTGTTCTTTGGCGTCTACTCGACGGCCGTGGATACGCTGTTCTTGTGCTTCCTCGAGGATTGCGAGCGAAACGATGGCACGCCCGAGAAGCCCTTCTTTATGTCCAAGCAGCTAATGAAAATTCTCGGAAAGAAGAACAAGCTGCCGCCACGTCAGCGTCGCAGCAAGTAA